The following proteins are co-located in the Silene latifolia isolate original U9 population chromosome 1, ASM4854445v1, whole genome shotgun sequence genome:
- the LOC141649831 gene encoding EID1-like F-box protein 3 — MPPYQMNDNNTTKRSKSSLLCEKSDSGFMPEPESGIVNEKILLLVFEFIKWDLPTLCTIGQVCRKLRAVSQRVLWRELCINRAPTIIGALMHGSHNSQFGGGWHSLGKLLFYCCGCQPTPNIQIQDPKPGHIVKAVRFSKTSGQSFLIKSCREDLLYVNDPCEHAIKGGEDDLGLFRGVFRGFFRSKTRACLINRQVKLEERVRCPYCGARVWSMASAKMVPKSAVVRLGSHKDGLDYFVCINGHLYGACWLVRLSSDGDDDPHDDHDFGQGSARYSTRTS; from the coding sequence ATGCCACCGTACCAAATGAACGATAATAATACCACTAAACGAAGCAAGTCGAGCTTGCTTTGTGAAAAGTCGGACTCGGGTTTTATGCCTGAACCCGAGTCCGGCATTGTGAATGAGAAGATTTTGCTATTAGTTTTCGAGTTTATAAAGTGGGATCTACCGACGTTATGTACCATAGGGCAAGTTTGTCGAAAACTCAGGGCGGTATCCCAACGGGTACTTTGGAGGGAGTTGTGCATTAATAGAGCGCCTACGATTATAGGAGCATTGATGCACGGGTCCCATAATTCACAATTCGGGGGTGGTTGGCACTCGCTGGGGAAACTCTTGTTTTACTGTTGCGGATGTCAACCAACCCCGAACATTCAAATCCAAGATCCAAAACCAGGTCACATTGTGAAGGCGGTTAGATTTTCTAAGACGTCAGGTCAAAGCTTTTTAATAAAATCATGTCGCGAGGATTTGTTATACGTCAACGATCCATGTGAGCATGCGATAAAAGGAGGAGAGGACGATTTGGGTTTGTTTAGAGGGGTATTTAGGGGATTTTTTAGGTCGAAAACAAGAGCGTGTTTGATTAATAGACAAGTAAAGCTAGAAGAGCGCGTACGGTGTCCGTATTGTGGAGCTCGCGTGTGGAGTATGGCTAGTGCTAAAATGGTGCCTAAAAGTGCGGTTGTAAGATTAGGGAGTCATAAAGATGGTCTAGATTATTTTGTATGTATAAATGGTCATTTATATGGTGCATGTTGGCTTGTACGTTTGTCATCGGATGGTGATGACGATCCGCATGATGATCATGATTTTGGACAAGGCTCGGCTCGTTATAGCACTAGGACTTCATAA